From Paenibacillus sp. V4I7, one genomic window encodes:
- a CDS encoding ABC transporter ATP-binding protein, whose amino-acid sequence MLKRFFSYYRPYKHLFILDFICAVVAGLLELGFPLAVNQVVDKLLPAGNWIWILWACAGLLAVYGLNTVLNFIVTYWGHKLGINIETDMRKKMFDHLQKLSFRFYDNNKTGQLMSRMANDLLEIGEVAHHGPEDLFIAVMTLIGALLLMLHINMKLALLTFVIVPFLLWIAVYFNQKMTKTFRRMMGDLADINARVEDNIGGIRVVQAFANESYEKKLFEDNNGRFRLTKLISYKIMAWNVSLSYILMRLVTVFVLICGTWFVIDKQISYGEFIAFVLLTNVFLGPIQKINNVIESYPKGIAGFKRYVEVIDTEPEVADLPNAVKVSHLDGQITFDSVSFGYGDEARVLNDISLSIRAGETVAFVGPSGAGKTTICSLLPRFYDVSAGSISIDGLDIRSIQLESLRRQIGIVQQDVFLFSGTLRENIAYGKLGATDEEIWDAARRAQLQGYIQTQPKGLDTVVGERGVKLSGGQKQRLAIARMFLKNPPILILDEATSALDTETEAAIQQSLSELSRGRTTLVIAHRLATIKNADRIVVVTEQGITEQGGHEELIAVGGVYSRLHQAQFSS is encoded by the coding sequence GTGTTAAAACGCTTTTTTTCGTATTATCGGCCCTATAAGCACTTATTTATTTTGGATTTTATCTGTGCGGTCGTGGCTGGGCTCCTAGAACTAGGTTTCCCACTTGCTGTTAATCAGGTCGTCGATAAATTGCTTCCTGCCGGGAATTGGATTTGGATTCTTTGGGCTTGCGCGGGTTTGCTTGCTGTCTACGGACTCAACACGGTGCTAAATTTCATAGTCACGTATTGGGGGCATAAGCTAGGGATTAATATCGAGACGGATATGCGGAAAAAGATGTTCGATCATCTGCAGAAGCTTTCATTCCGGTTCTATGACAATAACAAAACGGGTCAATTGATGTCCCGTATGGCAAACGATCTACTTGAGATTGGTGAAGTTGCGCATCATGGTCCTGAGGACTTGTTCATTGCAGTAATGACCCTGATCGGTGCACTTCTGCTTATGCTTCATATTAATATGAAGTTAGCGCTCTTAACCTTCGTTATCGTCCCATTCTTGCTATGGATAGCGGTGTATTTTAACCAAAAAATGACGAAAACGTTCCGTCGAATGATGGGCGACCTCGCCGATATTAACGCAAGAGTCGAAGACAATATTGGCGGGATTCGTGTTGTTCAAGCTTTCGCAAATGAGTCCTATGAGAAGAAACTGTTTGAGGATAACAATGGACGGTTCCGGTTGACGAAACTGATTTCCTATAAAATCATGGCGTGGAATGTCTCGCTGAGCTACATTTTGATGCGTCTGGTAACGGTCTTTGTCCTTATTTGCGGCACATGGTTCGTGATTGACAAGCAGATTAGCTATGGGGAATTTATTGCATTCGTTCTCTTAACGAACGTTTTCCTCGGTCCCATTCAGAAAATCAATAATGTCATTGAGAGCTACCCCAAGGGAATTGCTGGCTTTAAACGGTATGTTGAAGTTATTGATACGGAGCCTGAGGTAGCTGATCTGCCGAACGCAGTGAAGGTTAGTCATCTAGATGGCCAAATTACGTTCGACTCGGTGTCATTCGGCTACGGAGATGAAGCCCGAGTATTGAATGATATCAGCTTATCTATTCGAGCAGGGGAAACCGTTGCTTTCGTAGGTCCTTCGGGCGCAGGGAAGACTACGATCTGCAGCTTGCTGCCTCGATTCTACGATGTGAGTGCCGGCAGCATTTCCATTGATGGACTCGATATTCGCAGCATCCAGCTGGAGTCGCTGCGCCGTCAGATCGGCATCGTGCAGCAGGATGTGTTCCTGTTCTCCGGCACCTTGCGGGAGAACATCGCGTACGGCAAGCTTGGCGCGACGGATGAGGAAATCTGGGATGCTGCGCGGCGCGCGCAGCTGCAGGGTTATATTCAGACGCAGCCGAAGGGGCTGGATACGGTTGTCGGTGAGCGCGGCGTCAAGCTCTCAGGCGGTCAGAAGCAGCGCCTCGCGATCGCGCGGATGTTTTTGAAGAATCCGCCGATTCTCATCCTCGATGAGGCGACATCGGCACTCGACACGGAGACAGAGGCGGCGATTCAGCAGTCGCTCTCCGAGCTGTCGCGTGGCCGCACGACGCTAGTCATTGCCCACCGGCTGGCGACGATCAAGAATGCCGACCGTATCGTCGTCGTGACAGAGCAAGGCATTACCGAGCAAGGCGGACATGAGGAGCTCATCGCTGTAGGCGGTGTGTATAGCCGCTTACACCAAGCACAGTTCAGCTCTTGA
- a CDS encoding ABC transporter permease subunit, which produces MKSIFRWLLLGVFTLVCIFFLSNFRNAFLSTQPDQIRIAIGPDTSIQKISEQLPGSQVLNDKAGLLSVPYGKSWDYIGKTMTIKGIFRATTVPLEHPIISWRYYGYSLKEQIKGFAHGDFGKFRNPFNRKEVAVLGELPKMLLRTCTYFIPGLLLAIVLSVLFAMIASMFRRLGALMDGTHALLVGLPDFFLIVLIQLGAIYATKYLGHFVLLIVQVGDKTPFLIPFLTIALIPSVTIYGTLRIAIARELGQDYVVTALAKGLTRREVLISHVMRNVMADLLAILPKATTLALASMAVAEAICGISGLGGFIVSPALQNVSSMSAICMALALVAMAFHVLYALLRKKFIVRTGEVA; this is translated from the coding sequence GTGAAGTCGATATTTCGGTGGTTGTTGCTTGGGGTATTTACACTCGTGTGCATCTTCTTTCTGAGCAATTTCCGTAACGCCTTCTTATCTACGCAGCCGGATCAGATTCGGATCGCAATAGGTCCGGATACGAGCATCCAGAAAATAAGTGAGCAGTTGCCTGGCAGTCAAGTTCTAAATGATAAAGCTGGCTTACTGTCTGTTCCTTATGGAAAGTCGTGGGACTATATCGGAAAGACAATGACGATCAAAGGCATATTTCGAGCGACCACTGTGCCTCTCGAGCATCCCATTATTTCCTGGCGTTATTACGGTTACTCGCTGAAAGAGCAAATCAAAGGTTTCGCTCATGGTGACTTTGGCAAATTCCGCAATCCTTTCAATAGGAAAGAGGTTGCTGTTCTTGGGGAGCTCCCCAAGATGCTTCTTCGCACATGCACTTATTTCATTCCTGGTTTACTGCTCGCGATTGTGCTTAGTGTGCTCTTTGCGATGATAGCATCCATGTTTCGCCGATTAGGTGCCTTAATGGATGGTACACATGCCTTGCTTGTTGGCTTGCCTGATTTTTTCTTAATCGTTCTCATCCAATTGGGTGCGATCTATGCGACGAAATATTTGGGGCACTTTGTGCTGCTTATTGTTCAAGTCGGTGATAAGACGCCGTTCCTCATCCCGTTTCTCACGATCGCGCTGATTCCCTCGGTCACTATCTACGGTACCCTTCGCATTGCGATCGCACGTGAGCTTGGACAGGACTATGTCGTTACGGCACTAGCTAAAGGGTTAACCCGCAGAGAGGTGCTGATCTCTCACGTTATGCGAAATGTAATGGCTGATTTGCTGGCGATCTTGCCCAAAGCAACAACACTGGCACTGGCCAGTATGGCGGTTGCGGAAGCCATTTGCGGAATTTCCGGTTTGGGAGGCTTTATCGTCTCGCCAGCTTTACAGAATGTCTCCTCCATGTCGGCTATCTGTATGGCACTTGCGCTAGTCGCTATGGCTTTTCATGTGTTATACGCACTCCTACGTAAGAAGTTTATTGTTCGGACAGGGGAGGTGGCTTGA
- a CDS encoding methyltransferase domain-containing protein, which translates to MDDKNDKTKRLSVYLPEKVKSDLEQMADETGLSMTQLIVMATHGLLANYSAQGGAIFADLLAARQRILHEVKDKHQLLNEEKVKMQEYYGARAEEYEWIYHREDAGFQQELGLLSEMVKKQVERRNVLEIACGTGYWTEIAAGTAKRIVGVDIRPEVLQIAKSKPWPASNAAFVQGDAYQLSDVNGVFDFGLANFWFSHIPKNRIESFLQSFHQRLGTGARVFIADNVYVPGRGGELITKEHSEDTYKRRELADGSMHEIIKNYYSYEELNDIFKPLSQHLQIFVGNSFWYVSYTVA; encoded by the coding sequence GTGGATGACAAAAACGACAAAACTAAGAGACTCTCTGTTTACTTACCGGAGAAAGTAAAGTCGGATCTGGAGCAAATGGCTGACGAAACAGGCTTGTCAATGACACAGTTAATTGTGATGGCCACGCATGGCCTTCTAGCCAACTACTCCGCACAGGGTGGAGCTATTTTCGCTGATTTATTGGCAGCCAGACAACGAATTCTCCACGAAGTGAAGGATAAGCATCAGCTTTTAAACGAAGAAAAAGTGAAAATGCAAGAATACTACGGTGCTCGAGCGGAGGAGTATGAATGGATTTATCACCGAGAGGACGCTGGGTTCCAACAAGAGCTTGGTCTTTTGAGCGAAATGGTGAAGAAGCAGGTGGAGAGGCGCAACGTTCTTGAGATAGCTTGTGGAACCGGGTATTGGACCGAAATTGCCGCGGGCACTGCGAAGCGCATCGTAGGTGTTGATATTCGTCCTGAAGTGCTGCAAATTGCTAAGTCTAAGCCGTGGCCAGCATCGAATGCAGCATTTGTTCAGGGGGACGCGTACCAGCTCTCCGATGTGAACGGGGTTTTCGACTTTGGTCTTGCCAACTTCTGGTTTTCGCATATTCCGAAGAATCGGATTGAGTCATTTCTGCAGAGTTTCCACCAACGTTTAGGCACAGGTGCTCGCGTCTTTATCGCCGATAATGTTTACGTACCGGGAAGAGGCGGAGAGCTGATAACGAAAGAACATAGTGAGGATACCTACAAAAGACGCGAGCTGGCTGATGGATCCATGCATGAAATTATCAAAAACTACTACTCGTATGAAGAGCTGAACGACATTTTTAAGCCTTTATCTCAACATTTGCAAATATTTGTTGGAAACAGCTTCTGGTATGTTAGCTACACAGTTGCTTGA
- a CDS encoding DinB family protein, with amino-acid sequence MEHYLFKQLAFVRAQTLKLMEGVSEETADRIPEGFRNTIRWQLGHIYVVLERIAFQYIGLPLHLPEGFKEQFENGTSPLNVPNFVDIPTLQELETLLKGQQERIREGLRDHLQEKVVQPYTTSAGMTLETPEQFLSFSLYHEGMHMSVIKLYKILLSKGEQSKWG; translated from the coding sequence ATGGAACATTATTTGTTCAAACAGCTGGCCTTCGTGAGGGCTCAAACCTTAAAATTGATGGAGGGGGTATCGGAGGAAACCGCCGACCGGATCCCGGAAGGGTTTCGGAATACGATCCGCTGGCAGCTGGGGCACATATATGTGGTATTGGAAAGAATAGCATTTCAATATATAGGGCTTCCGCTTCATTTGCCAGAAGGATTCAAAGAGCAATTTGAGAATGGCACTTCACCATTGAACGTTCCGAATTTCGTTGACATCCCGACCTTACAAGAGTTGGAGACCTTATTGAAAGGGCAGCAAGAGCGAATACGTGAGGGACTGAGGGACCACTTGCAGGAAAAGGTTGTTCAACCTTACACGACGTCGGCCGGAATGACCTTGGAAACGCCGGAACAGTTCCTCAGCTTTAGCTTGTACCATGAAGGCATGCACATGAGTGTCATTAAACTTTATAAAATTTTGTTATCCAAGGGGGAGCAATCGAAATGGGGGTAA
- a CDS encoding YdeI/OmpD-associated family protein, which yields MGVTFTTSVMQAQGKNATGISIPAEVIAALSGHKKPSVTVSLNGYTYRSTVAVMGNEFLLPLSAAHREASGLKAGDQVEVILNLDLEPRTVEIPDDLRAALSSQEGAIEAFEALAFSKRKEFVRQVDDAKTQDTRHRRILGIVTKLSVT from the coding sequence ATGGGGGTAACATTCACCACTTCCGTTATGCAAGCACAGGGTAAAAACGCCACTGGAATTTCCATTCCAGCTGAGGTCATAGCTGCGCTCAGTGGACATAAGAAGCCAAGTGTCACGGTGAGCTTGAACGGTTACACCTATCGCAGCACTGTTGCAGTTATGGGGAATGAGTTCCTCCTTCCATTGAGTGCAGCCCACAGAGAAGCGTCTGGCTTGAAGGCCGGTGACCAGGTAGAGGTTATACTCAACCTTGATCTGGAGCCTCGAACCGTTGAGATTCCGGATGACCTTAGGGCGGCATTGTCTTCTCAGGAGGGTGCAATCGAGGCCTTTGAAGCATTGGCATTCTCGAAGCGGAAAGAATTTGTCCGGCAGGTGGACGATGCCAAAACGCAAGATACCAGGCATCGTCGAATCTTAGGAATCGTCACCAAACTGAGCGTTACGTGA
- a CDS encoding multidrug efflux SMR transporter, with product MAWLYLVIAGVFEVVWAISLKFSNGFTRLVPSSVTIAGMIVSFYFLAVATKTLPIGTAYAAWTGIGAVGAIIIGTLFLDEPISLIRILFMILILVGVLGLKFTSGH from the coding sequence ATGGCATGGTTATATCTCGTCATTGCAGGTGTATTTGAGGTAGTATGGGCGATCTCATTGAAATTTTCTAATGGTTTTACACGTTTAGTTCCTTCCAGCGTCACGATCGCAGGGATGATTGTAAGTTTCTATTTTCTAGCGGTAGCCACGAAAACCCTCCCCATCGGCACAGCTTACGCGGCTTGGACCGGAATTGGTGCTGTCGGTGCGATTATAATCGGCACCCTTTTTCTCGATGAACCCATTAGTTTAATAAGGATCTTATTCATGATTCTGATCTTAGTTGGCGTTCTCGGTCTTAAATTTACTTCTGGACATTAG
- a CDS encoding C40 family peptidase, producing MKKIVALVFSLVLFLSVSLGSVSASQSTLDETVDGLLGIPYRDAGTTTRGFDCSGFTAYVFDKFGIDLPHSSSSQNKEGYWIDKKDLRKGDLVFFDTSGGKGISHVGIYLGDGEFIHSASNEGIVKNKLSQSYYAKRYVSARRVLWDDIYNQLTAESK from the coding sequence TTGAAAAAGATTGTTGCTCTTGTTTTTAGTCTTGTTTTGTTTTTGAGTGTAAGTTTAGGAAGTGTGTCTGCGTCACAATCCACTTTGGATGAAACGGTTGACGGATTGCTCGGAATTCCGTACAGAGATGCGGGAACGACAACAAGAGGCTTTGATTGCTCTGGTTTCACCGCATACGTTTTCGACAAATTCGGCATTGACCTTCCGCATAGCTCATCATCTCAGAATAAAGAAGGCTACTGGATTGACAAAAAGGATCTTCGCAAAGGTGATCTTGTGTTCTTTGACACAAGCGGTGGCAAAGGTATTTCTCACGTTGGTATCTACCTTGGAGACGGTGAATTCATTCACTCTGCATCCAATGAAGGTATAGTGAAAAACAAATTAAGCCAATCTTATTACGCGAAGCGGTATGTATCAGCTCGACGTGTTCTGTGGGATGATATCTACAACCAATTAACTGCTGAATCCAAGTAA
- a CDS encoding M1 family metallopeptidase yields the protein MSVLFKNRKVQWFVVMLLAAGTVLLSENLLPSASKWAVPVVSKDEKSAPAPDMQPADSAKPLEKQAPTALSYRIAEYHMNVAYTPETRQLNGQQTLTWENPGTVPVQELYLHLYPNAFASKKTTFMRESGGKLREDEAKADSSGWMKLLSVKTVDGEDLSMRMAFVQPDDGNKDDHTLLKIPLPKPVGAGEQVTIKTEFLVKLPAAFARMGYVDDFVMAGQWFPKVAAYERVGTRGRTEPGWNLHQYHGNSEFYADFGMYDVKIQVPANYIVAATGFPVKPAVTDNGIKTYQFYADDVHDFAWAASPHFVYVEEPYSTAQIPGVKIKLYLDPNHQDLKDRYMYAAKKALSRYSQWYGSYPYSTLSIVVPPPGGNGVGGMEYPTLVTSWDASDKKPDLELERVVVHEIGHQFFYGLVASNEFEEAWLDEGFTSYAEDKVMEAEYGVSPNLPVESSFITSPNTLQQNSWAYTGHDQYAENVYTRGKLVLKAIEKQVGSKTMDRIMRTYFQRWEFKHPSTKDFQNVVEEVTKTKWDDFFNQYVYGAMMMDYTVESIRVKSVGSKGAESYESAVLISKRGGNSPEVPIQFHFSDGTVLDKTWDGKESSIEFKLTHKTPVDWVRIDPNYSLVLENKHINNFMQTQVDTKWKIRLNLGLIQFLQAIFGWVAW from the coding sequence ATGAGTGTTCTATTCAAAAACCGCAAGGTTCAATGGTTCGTTGTCATGCTCCTTGCAGCAGGCACCGTCCTGCTGTCTGAAAATTTGCTCCCATCTGCAAGTAAATGGGCCGTTCCAGTCGTCTCTAAGGATGAAAAGTCTGCTCCGGCGCCGGACATGCAGCCTGCAGATAGCGCCAAGCCATTAGAGAAGCAAGCGCCAACAGCGCTTAGCTATCGTATTGCGGAATATCACATGAACGTTGCTTATACGCCCGAAACGAGGCAGCTTAATGGGCAGCAAACGTTGACTTGGGAAAATCCGGGAACCGTTCCTGTGCAAGAGCTTTACCTCCATCTGTATCCCAATGCATTTGCCTCAAAGAAAACGACGTTTATGCGTGAATCAGGTGGAAAGCTGCGTGAAGATGAAGCCAAGGCAGACAGTAGTGGCTGGATGAAGTTGCTTTCTGTGAAAACGGTTGACGGAGAGGATCTCAGTATGCGCATGGCGTTCGTGCAGCCCGATGACGGCAATAAGGACGATCACACGCTGCTCAAAATCCCGCTGCCTAAACCGGTAGGAGCCGGGGAGCAAGTCACGATCAAGACGGAATTCCTCGTCAAACTGCCTGCCGCCTTCGCAAGAATGGGCTATGTGGATGACTTCGTCATGGCCGGACAATGGTTCCCTAAAGTTGCTGCCTATGAACGGGTTGGAACAAGAGGACGTACAGAGCCGGGGTGGAATCTCCACCAATACCATGGAAATTCGGAATTTTATGCCGATTTCGGGATGTATGACGTGAAAATTCAAGTGCCGGCGAACTACATCGTAGCAGCTACCGGTTTCCCGGTTAAGCCTGCTGTGACCGACAACGGGATAAAGACGTACCAATTTTATGCGGATGATGTGCATGACTTCGCTTGGGCAGCATCGCCACATTTCGTTTATGTGGAAGAACCCTACTCGACCGCACAAATACCCGGGGTCAAGATCAAGCTTTATCTCGATCCCAATCATCAGGACTTGAAGGACCGCTATATGTACGCTGCCAAAAAGGCGCTTTCCCGCTACAGCCAATGGTACGGATCGTATCCTTATTCAACCCTTTCGATTGTCGTACCTCCCCCAGGAGGCAACGGTGTGGGCGGTATGGAATATCCAACTTTGGTAACGTCGTGGGATGCTAGCGACAAGAAACCAGATCTAGAGCTAGAACGTGTCGTTGTTCACGAGATTGGACATCAGTTCTTTTATGGACTCGTAGCTAGCAATGAATTCGAAGAAGCATGGCTGGATGAGGGCTTTACCTCCTATGCAGAGGATAAAGTTATGGAAGCAGAGTACGGAGTGTCCCCAAATTTACCTGTAGAGTCAAGCTTCATTACATCTCCAAATACCCTGCAGCAGAACTCGTGGGCCTATACGGGACATGATCAATACGCTGAGAATGTGTACACACGAGGAAAGCTCGTGCTTAAAGCCATTGAGAAGCAGGTTGGCAGCAAAACAATGGATCGCATTATGCGCACTTATTTCCAACGTTGGGAATTTAAACACCCTTCTACAAAGGACTTTCAGAACGTTGTCGAAGAAGTGACCAAAACGAAGTGGGATGATTTCTTTAACCAATATGTATACGGCGCCATGATGATGGATTACACCGTGGAGAGCATTCGCGTCAAATCCGTGGGCAGCAAAGGGGCAGAGTCCTACGAAAGTGCCGTTCTCATCTCCAAACGAGGCGGTAATTCACCCGAGGTACCGATCCAGTTCCATTTCTCTGACGGCACTGTACTAGATAAAACATGGGATGGTAAAGAAAGCAGTATCGAATTCAAACTAACCCACAAGACTCCTGTAGACTGGGTTCGAATTGATCCCAATTACTCGCTCGTGCTGGAAAATAAACATATTAATAATTTTATGCAAACGCAAGTGGATACCAAGTGGAAAATCCGCCTAAATCTCGGTCTCATTCAATTCCTGCAAGCCATATTCGGCTGGGTCGCCTGGTAA
- a CDS encoding YwhD family protein, with translation MEADKKKLALNIVSSKVNHKGFGAGAIDLSNVSGVIIDGDEAYLDEGTLHAKSKIEKGIKFSTNKEDVPNGRKAWIVWVAVDRTEEGAYYAGMTACEMLVDTEARRGWKILAEHVNKMDAAMKRKFIFDGLDDKERALLKNQLIAHNEEWWNRSDQALKDALS, from the coding sequence ATGGAAGCGGATAAAAAGAAGCTAGCCTTAAATATAGTAAGTTCCAAAGTGAACCATAAAGGATTCGGTGCCGGAGCGATCGATCTAAGCAACGTATCTGGTGTCATTATTGACGGGGATGAAGCCTACCTGGACGAAGGTACACTTCATGCCAAAAGTAAGATCGAAAAAGGCATTAAATTCTCAACGAACAAAGAAGATGTGCCAAATGGCCGTAAAGCTTGGATCGTTTGGGTCGCAGTCGACCGTACGGAAGAAGGAGCTTACTACGCTGGTATGACAGCATGCGAAATGCTAGTTGACACCGAAGCGCGCAGAGGATGGAAAATTCTAGCCGAGCACGTGAACAAAATGGATGCTGCAATGAAGCGTAAATTCATCTTCGACGGCTTGGATGACAAGGAGCGGGCGCTGCTCAAAAATCAGCTGATCGCGCACAACGAGGAGTGGTGGAATCGCTCAGATCAAGCATTGAAAGATGCACTTTCATAA
- a CDS encoding transglycosylase domain-containing protein, translating to MSENENHRQPSTGTPQAPRDKEVPASMRWMRRIKKMFSFLFTSCVLLLIVAAGSLVYLRAQTLPVTKMLQTSQMYDTHGELIDTFYSGQNRQVVSLNEISPYLIKATLAVEDQHFYDHFGVDVKAVARAAVVNVQAMAKVQGAGTITQQLARNLYLNHDRTWSRKIKETVFAVQMEMQLTKDEILANYLNQIYYGHSTYGIETASELFFGKHASELTLAESAMIAGVPKGPRYYSPYYDLNNAMDRQKVVLQTMVRSGFITQSAADAAGKEKLTIQPLTKKKPAAAPYFRDYVRALATDKLGIPEEQFDQGGIRIFTTLDKNTQQIAETVITKQLTGKADLQAALVAIDPRTGEIKAMVGGRDYSENQFNRALSNTRQPGSSFKPIVYMVALQNGYTPVTQVKSEPTVFTYDEGRQQYTPRNFNDQYANANIDMRQAISKSDNIYAVHTILDVGPAKVIELARKLGIASPMKPLPSLALGSFPVSPLEMASAFGTIANQGVHQETTAIVRIEDANGQILYEVSPQAEPVLDPAVAYVMTNLMESVFEEGGTGNRVASTIKRPIAGKTGTTDTDAWLVGFTPELATAVWVGYDKSRDISTVESHLASPIFAEFTEQTLEAIPPKLFPIPDGVTSVYIDPVSGKLSNEDCPNSHMEAFLVGTEPTTFCTGKPAKPASNDDPKGTPKGQNGSWWNDIKRWWND from the coding sequence ATGTCCGAGAACGAGAACCATCGTCAGCCATCTACAGGCACACCACAAGCACCTAGGGATAAAGAGGTACCTGCGTCTATGCGCTGGATGCGTCGTATCAAGAAAATGTTCTCATTCCTATTCACTTCCTGCGTTCTGCTCCTCATCGTGGCCGCTGGCAGTCTCGTCTATTTGCGTGCTCAAACACTGCCCGTCACCAAAATGCTGCAAACCTCCCAAATGTACGATACACATGGCGAACTAATCGACACCTTTTATTCCGGGCAAAATCGACAGGTCGTCTCACTGAATGAAATATCGCCTTATCTCATTAAAGCAACGCTCGCTGTGGAGGATCAGCATTTCTATGATCATTTCGGTGTAGATGTGAAGGCAGTAGCAAGGGCAGCTGTTGTCAATGTACAAGCCATGGCCAAGGTGCAAGGTGCAGGAACGATAACTCAACAATTAGCTCGGAATTTATATTTAAACCATGATCGGACTTGGTCGCGTAAAATCAAGGAAACCGTGTTCGCTGTGCAAATGGAAATGCAGCTGACCAAAGATGAAATTCTGGCGAATTATTTGAATCAGATCTACTACGGTCATTCGACGTATGGGATTGAAACGGCTTCCGAACTTTTCTTCGGCAAGCATGCCAGTGAATTAACGTTGGCGGAAAGCGCGATGATCGCTGGTGTCCCCAAAGGTCCACGCTACTACTCGCCGTATTATGATCTGAATAATGCGATGGATCGGCAAAAGGTGGTGCTGCAGACGATGGTGCGCAGTGGCTTCATTACACAAAGCGCCGCTGACGCCGCAGGCAAAGAGAAGCTGACGATACAGCCGCTTACAAAGAAAAAGCCAGCAGCAGCCCCCTACTTCCGGGATTATGTACGAGCACTAGCAACGGATAAGCTGGGCATACCGGAGGAACAGTTCGATCAGGGCGGTATTCGTATCTTCACAACACTGGATAAAAATACTCAGCAGATTGCCGAGACCGTGATTACGAAACAGCTGACGGGTAAAGCAGACCTTCAAGCCGCACTCGTGGCAATCGACCCAAGGACGGGAGAAATTAAAGCGATGGTCGGCGGCCGCGACTATTCCGAGAATCAGTTCAACCGTGCACTCTCGAATACGAGACAGCCAGGGTCCTCTTTTAAACCAATCGTCTATATGGTTGCTCTGCAAAATGGCTATACACCCGTGACACAGGTAAAAAGTGAGCCGACGGTGTTCACCTACGATGAAGGCCGTCAACAGTACACACCTAGAAACTTTAACGATCAGTATGCCAATGCCAATATTGATATGCGGCAGGCGATTTCGAAATCGGATAACATCTATGCGGTGCATACGATTCTGGATGTCGGTCCTGCGAAGGTTATCGAGCTGGCCCGCAAGCTTGGTATTGCATCTCCGATGAAGCCGCTGCCGTCATTGGCTTTAGGGTCCTTCCCCGTAAGCCCTCTCGAAATGGCGTCTGCGTTCGGTACGATTGCGAATCAAGGCGTTCATCAGGAGACGACGGCGATTGTGCGTATTGAGGATGCGAACGGTCAAATCTTATATGAAGTGAGCCCGCAAGCGGAGCCAGTGCTTGATCCAGCTGTCGCCTATGTAATGACGAATCTGATGGAGAGCGTGTTCGAAGAGGGCGGAACCGGTAACCGCGTAGCCAGTACGATTAAACGTCCGATAGCCGGCAAAACCGGTACGACCGACACCGATGCGTGGCTGGTTGGCTTCACACCGGAGCTCGCAACTGCCGTATGGGTCGGCTATGACAAGAGTAGGGATATTTCGACGGTTGAGTCTCACTTGGCTTCTCCGATTTTCGCGGAGTTCACGGAACAAACGTTAGAGGCGATACCACCTAAGTTGTTCCCGATTCCTGATGGAGTAACAAGTGTCTATATAGATCCGGTGAGCGGCAAGCTGTCCAATGAAGATTGTCCGAACTCGCATATGGAGGCTTTCCTGGTTGGCACGGAGCCGACAACATTCTGCACAGGCAAACCTGCGAAGCCAGCTTCGAACGATGATCCAAAGGGTACCCCAAAAGGCCAAAACGGCTCTTGGTGGAATGATATCAAACGCTGGTGGAACGACTGA